In the Scylla paramamosain isolate STU-SP2022 unplaced genomic scaffold, ASM3559412v1 Contig11, whole genome shotgun sequence genome, one interval contains:
- the LOC135097018 gene encoding valine--tRNA ligase-like, producing the protein MQRETGLCVCLYILTEAFVHPYDAGLVYRKEALVNWCCSLQSAILDIEVDHLHLTGPTELAVPGYSKPVSFGKMWDFPYRLADSAMGALPPRTTTTSTTTPAITYKGETVMWLQVDRFGGLQRAAQSEACGIEGQLLIIKLME; encoded by the exons ATGCAGCGAGAGActggcctgtgtgtctgtctgtacatcC TGACGGAAGCGTTTGTCCATCCGTACGATGCTGGGCTGGTGTACCGCAAGGAGGCTCTCGTCAACTGGTGCTGCAGCCTTCAGTCGGCCATCTTGGACATTGAAGTGGACCACCTGCACCTGACAGGACCCACGGAGCTGGCAGTCCCAGGGTACAGCAAACCGGTCAGCTTCGGAAAGATGTGGGACTTCCCTTACAGACTGGCAGACTCAG CCATGGGTGCCTTGCCtcctcgcaccaccaccacaagcaccaccactcctgccatCACCTACAAGGGGGAGACTGTGATGTGGCTGCAGGTGGATAG GTTCGGAGGCCTCCAGAGAGCTGCCCAGAGTGAAGCTTGTGGTATAGAGGGACAGCTGCTGATCATCAAGCTTATGGAGTGA